One part of the Priestia aryabhattai genome encodes these proteins:
- a CDS encoding Spo0E family sporulation regulatory protein-aspartic acid phosphatase produces the protein MILREALTVEIEKERKSLIETAFEEGFTSKNTVEISQFIDDMLNELEKIR, from the coding sequence GTGATCTTAAGAGAAGCTTTAACAGTTGAGATTGAAAAAGAGAGAAAATCTTTGATTGAAACGGCATTTGAAGAGGGTTTTACAAGTAAAAATACAGTGGAAATTAGTCAATTTATTGATGATATGTTAAATGAATTGGAAAAGATCAGGTAG